A window from Mesorhizobium sp. WSM2240 encodes these proteins:
- a CDS encoding nitrile hydratase accessory protein — translation MVVALHECGLFSWSEWADALSDEVKGPGAAQDGSDYYDCWLRALEKLLAAKDVAGRSEIDALAAAWERAAHATPHGRPILLENDPERRLAR, via the coding sequence ATGGTGGTGGCGCTCCATGAATGCGGGCTGTTTTCGTGGAGCGAGTGGGCGGATGCGCTTTCGGACGAGGTGAAAGGGCCGGGCGCTGCGCAGGACGGCAGCGATTACTACGATTGCTGGCTTCGGGCGCTGGAAAAGCTGCTTGCGGCAAAGGACGTGGCCGGCCGAAGCGAAATTGATGCGCTCGCCGCGGCATGGGAACGGGCCGCGCATGCGACGCCGCACGGCAGGCCGATACTGCTGGAGAATGATCCGGAGCGTCGCCTTGCAAGGTGA